From Actinosynnema mirum DSM 43827, a single genomic window includes:
- a CDS encoding AAA family ATPase, translating to MPRLILLNGPPACGKSTVARRYADEHPLALDLDVDLVRALIGRWRDARPEAGLLARAIALAAARTHLAAGHDVVVPQLVARPGFLTELEDLARATGAVFHEIVLLDGEDNALRRYAERETGAPEDQRHDDAAEVAALHDRLTALLRTRPRAKVVPVVDGDPDATYRAVLAALG from the coding sequence GTGCCCCGGCTGATCCTGCTCAACGGCCCGCCCGCGTGCGGCAAGTCGACGGTGGCGCGGCGGTACGCCGACGAGCACCCCCTGGCGCTCGACCTGGACGTCGACCTGGTCCGCGCCCTGATCGGCCGGTGGCGCGACGCCCGCCCGGAGGCCGGGCTGCTGGCCCGCGCGATCGCGCTCGCCGCCGCCCGCACCCACCTCGCCGCCGGGCACGACGTGGTCGTCCCCCAGCTCGTCGCCCGCCCAGGGTTCCTCACCGAGCTGGAGGACCTGGCGCGCGCGACCGGCGCGGTGTTCCACGAGATCGTCCTGCTCGACGGCGAGGACAACGCCCTGCGCCGCTACGCCGAGCGCGAGACCGGCGCCCCCGAGGACCAGCGGCACGACGACGCCGCCGAGGTCGCCGCCCTGCACGACAGGCTCACCGCGCTGCTCAGGACCCGCCCCCGTGCGAAGGTCGTCCCGGTCGTGGACGGGGACCCGGACGCCACCTACCGGGCCGTGCTGGCCGCCCTCGGCTGA
- a CDS encoding acyl carrier protein yields MTTAITTADLTDLATAAYRDALGEQSLDADSDFFESGGDSLSAFQITARLESALGVDVPVALVFAYPSPADLASVLEQELEVG; encoded by the coding sequence ATGACCACCGCCATCACCACCGCCGACCTGACCGACCTGGCCACCGCCGCCTACCGCGACGCCCTCGGCGAGCAGTCGCTCGACGCCGACAGCGACTTCTTCGAGTCGGGCGGCGACTCGCTGTCCGCGTTCCAGATCACCGCGCGCCTGGAGTCGGCGCTGGGCGTGGACGTGCCCGTCGCGCTGGTCTTCGCCTACCCCTCCCCCGCCGACCTGGCGTCGGTGCTGGAGCAGGAACTGGAGGTCGGCTGA
- the cbiQ gene encoding cobalt ECF transporter T component CbiQ has translation MARLSLDDAAWGSTWRDRSTAEKAVLSGGLAAVALTGRGPVGAALVLLAASVCACALAGVTPRAWSAALAAPVVFVALGVLGIVVTFGAAGAPLLSWGPLVVTEASALRGARVAARAVSTSAAVLLLAATTPMPHLLASLGRVRGLGVLAEIAGVVYRMLFGLLDAQASVRETQAARLGYRDARAARRSVGALGAATLIRAWTGAQRLEAGLSGRGGASVGFGAPRRRPVSRPFVAAGAALVLACALLSLLGPAW, from the coding sequence GTGGCGCGGCTGTCGCTCGACGACGCCGCGTGGGGCAGCACCTGGCGGGACCGCTCGACGGCCGAGAAGGCCGTGCTGTCGGGTGGTCTCGCCGCCGTGGCGCTGACCGGGCGCGGCCCGGTGGGCGCCGCGCTGGTGCTGCTGGCCGCGTCGGTGTGCGCGTGCGCGCTCGCCGGCGTCACGCCGCGCGCCTGGTCCGCGGCGCTGGCCGCGCCGGTCGTGTTCGTCGCGCTGGGCGTGCTCGGGATCGTGGTGACCTTCGGCGCGGCGGGCGCGCCCCTGCTGTCGTGGGGGCCGCTGGTGGTGACGGAGGCGTCGGCGCTGCGCGGCGCGCGGGTCGCGGCGCGGGCGGTGTCGACCTCGGCGGCGGTGCTGCTGCTGGCCGCCACCACCCCGATGCCGCACCTGCTGGCGAGCCTGGGCCGGGTGCGCGGGCTCGGCGTGCTGGCCGAGATCGCCGGGGTGGTGTACCGGATGCTGTTCGGGCTGCTGGACGCGCAGGCGAGCGTGCGCGAGACCCAGGCGGCCCGCCTCGGCTACCGCGACGCCCGCGCGGCCCGGCGCAGCGTCGGCGCGCTCGGCGCGGCCACGCTCATCCGGGCGTGGACCGGCGCCCAGCGCCTGGAGGCCGGGCTGTCCGGCCGGGGCGGGGCCTCGGTGGGGTTCGGCGCGCCGCGCAGGCGACCGGTGAGCCGCCCGTTCGTCGCCGCGGGCGCCGCGCTCGTGCTGGCCTGCGCGCTGCTGTCGCTGCTGGGACCGGCGTGGTGA
- a CDS encoding lantibiotic dehydratase, protein MATDNTTPDSGRSLPGGRWRLWDQFSVRGAGFPVDGVLRLAPHGLGLAADRFASARSRQGAEWKAFEAAFEAEAVKSALELRDIAGGEAFQSAIAWQNRAVLGRAVRPFLEWEPGAGRASRTRQREELISHYWQRFCVKNDTIGFFGPVGWGRLDDAVDGVEVDPGEGLVASTSVHFASWAVDALARVLGEDPALAPWIAPRRVPFVRLGDGEVALPGCAPKPLAAPLLEVLARCDGTRAAIELSGLLGRDVTADLVELERRRCLVRRLEVPAGAHPERALRAWLEGVPQELAAPGLAALDELERGRDRIASASTSDGLVEAMSALERRFEELTATAAAREKGGSTAPGRALAHSDCRRSATVRLGGRVLDGLAALEPLLVSAAWLTSSLARRVLDGARRVFDASGPVDLATFWFACMPVLHRDAGVALAELRAEFWRRWAEVLDLPEGAREVRLDLAKVSARARAAFASPGGGWNAARYLSPDVMIAAAGADAVRRGEFSLVLGELHVAMNTLGASLYLDQHPDASELVELTTRDVPGPRLLPLLPKEHKARLSSRVRQSLVRPEDYCVALVDDTADPRRPRTSRSADVRVELRGEELVAVLPDGAVFPVADVFSHVLTTLVVDGFRVLPEADRTPRVSVGPLVVSRETWRFPVAELDFADARTEPARFAAARAWRAERGLPRFVFFTSPAEPRPVFADFDSPASVTLLAKAVRRLARADGAARLTVVEMLPTPEQAWLTDDRGEVYTSELRFVLRDTAP, encoded by the coding sequence ATGGCCACCGACAACACGACGCCCGACAGCGGCAGGTCGCTCCCCGGCGGCCGGTGGCGGCTGTGGGACCAGTTCAGCGTGCGCGGCGCGGGCTTCCCCGTCGACGGGGTGCTGCGGCTGGCCCCGCACGGCCTCGGCCTGGCCGCCGACCGGTTCGCGTCGGCGCGGTCGCGGCAGGGCGCGGAGTGGAAGGCGTTCGAGGCCGCGTTCGAGGCCGAGGCGGTCAAGTCGGCGCTGGAGCTGCGCGACATCGCGGGCGGCGAGGCGTTCCAGAGCGCCATCGCCTGGCAGAACCGGGCGGTGCTGGGGCGGGCGGTGCGGCCGTTCCTGGAGTGGGAGCCCGGTGCCGGGCGGGCCAGCCGCACCCGCCAGCGCGAGGAGCTGATCTCGCACTACTGGCAGCGGTTCTGCGTCAAGAACGACACCATCGGCTTCTTCGGCCCGGTCGGCTGGGGCAGGCTGGACGACGCGGTCGACGGCGTGGAGGTCGACCCCGGCGAGGGCCTGGTCGCGAGCACGAGCGTGCACTTCGCGAGCTGGGCGGTCGACGCGCTGGCCCGCGTGCTCGGCGAGGACCCGGCGCTCGCGCCGTGGATCGCGCCGCGCCGGGTGCCGTTCGTGCGGCTGGGCGACGGCGAGGTGGCGCTGCCCGGTTGCGCGCCGAAGCCGCTGGCCGCGCCGCTGCTGGAGGTGCTGGCGCGGTGCGACGGCACGCGGGCGGCGATCGAGCTGTCCGGGCTGCTGGGCCGCGACGTCACCGCCGACCTGGTGGAGCTGGAGCGCCGCCGGTGCCTGGTGCGGCGCCTGGAGGTCCCGGCCGGGGCGCACCCGGAGCGCGCGCTGCGGGCGTGGCTGGAGGGCGTGCCGCAGGAGCTGGCCGCGCCGGGGCTGGCGGCGCTGGACGAGCTGGAGCGCGGTCGCGACCGGATCGCCTCGGCGTCCACCTCGGACGGTCTGGTCGAGGCGATGTCCGCGCTGGAGCGCAGGTTCGAGGAGCTGACCGCGACCGCGGCGGCCCGCGAGAAGGGCGGGTCGACCGCGCCGGGCCGGGCGCTCGCGCACTCCGACTGCCGCCGCTCGGCGACCGTGCGGCTGGGCGGTCGGGTGCTGGACGGGTTGGCGGCGCTGGAGCCGCTGCTGGTCAGCGCGGCCTGGTTGACCTCGTCGCTGGCGCGTCGGGTGCTGGACGGGGCGCGGCGGGTGTTCGACGCCTCGGGCCCGGTGGACCTGGCGACGTTCTGGTTCGCCTGTATGCCGGTGCTGCACCGGGACGCGGGCGTCGCGCTGGCGGAGCTGCGGGCGGAGTTCTGGCGGCGCTGGGCGGAGGTGCTGGACCTGCCGGAGGGCGCGCGCGAGGTGCGGCTGGACCTGGCGAAGGTGTCGGCGCGGGCGCGGGCGGCGTTCGCCTCGCCCGGCGGCGGCTGGAACGCGGCCCGCTACCTGAGCCCGGACGTGATGATCGCGGCGGCGGGCGCGGACGCGGTGCGGCGCGGCGAGTTCTCCCTGGTGCTGGGCGAGCTGCACGTGGCCATGAACACCCTGGGCGCCTCCCTGTACCTGGACCAGCACCCCGACGCCTCGGAGCTGGTGGAGCTGACCACGCGGGACGTGCCGGGGCCGAGGCTGCTGCCGCTGCTGCCGAAGGAGCACAAGGCGCGGTTGTCCTCGCGGGTGCGGCAGAGCCTGGTGCGGCCGGAGGACTACTGCGTGGCGCTGGTGGACGACACCGCCGACCCGCGCCGCCCCCGGACGTCGCGCAGCGCGGACGTGCGGGTGGAGCTGCGCGGCGAGGAGCTGGTGGCGGTGCTGCCGGACGGGGCGGTGTTCCCGGTGGCGGACGTGTTCTCGCACGTGCTGACCACGCTGGTGGTGGACGGGTTCCGGGTGCTGCCGGAGGCCGACCGCACGCCGAGGGTGAGCGTGGGGCCGCTGGTGGTGTCGCGGGAGACGTGGCGGTTCCCGGTGGCGGAGCTGGACTTCGCGGACGCGCGCACGGAACCGGCCCGCTTCGCGGCGGCGCGGGCGTGGCGGGCGGAGCGGGGGCTGCCGAGGTTCGTGTTCTTCACCTCGCCCGCCGAACCGCGCCCGGTGTTCGCGGACTTCGACAGCCCGGCGTCGGTGACGCTGCTGGCGAAGGCGGTGCGCAGGCTGGCCAGGGCGGACGGGGCGGCGCGGTTGACGGTGGTGGAGATGCTGCCGACGCCGGAGCAGGCGTGGCTGACCGACGACCGGGGGGAGGTGTACACCTCGGAGCTGCGGTTCGTGCTGCGCGACACGGCGCCGTGA
- a CDS encoding energy-coupling factor ABC transporter substrate-binding protein yields the protein MRRTTTNVLLVLASVAVFAVALALGTGKGEFGGTDATATEQIEESAPDYEPWFEPLWTQPGGEVESGLFALQAALGAGLLGFALGTFRERRKHLGDRAPGEAVPGSAPDETPPPAGGA from the coding sequence ATGCGTAGGACCACGACGAACGTGCTGCTGGTGCTGGCCTCGGTCGCGGTGTTCGCGGTCGCGCTGGCGCTCGGGACGGGCAAGGGCGAGTTCGGCGGCACCGACGCCACCGCCACCGAGCAGATCGAGGAGTCGGCCCCGGACTACGAGCCGTGGTTCGAGCCGCTGTGGACGCAGCCGGGAGGCGAGGTCGAGTCCGGGCTGTTCGCGCTCCAGGCCGCGCTCGGCGCCGGACTGCTCGGGTTCGCGCTCGGCACGTTCCGCGAGCGCCGCAAGCACCTGGGCGACCGGGCCCCCGGCGAGGCGGTCCCCGGCAGCGCGCCGGACGAGACCCCGCCACCGGCCGGCGGCGCCTGA
- a CDS encoding SapB/AmfS family lanthipeptide produces MDFVLALQELDVEQEQAADVIGAGSTLSLLVCDDGSILGERE; encoded by the coding sequence GTGGACTTCGTCCTGGCGCTGCAGGAGCTGGACGTGGAGCAGGAGCAGGCCGCCGACGTGATCGGCGCGGGCTCGACGCTGAGCCTGCTGGTGTGCGACGACGGGAGCATCCTCGGCGAGCGCGAGTAG
- a CDS encoding ornithine cyclodeaminase family protein produces MSATLAYVTAERIGEALTPAGAVGAVEEALRAGLDPAVGPKRGILDVASGQLLLMPAETASAVGVKVATVAPANPERGLPRIQGVYVLFDAATLTPRALLDGTALTTLRTPAVSVAAVRPALLRETGPLHLTVFGAGPQGTGHVDTVAGVIEGHRPLGTVTHVVRDPSAVTGALREGAALVAAGSPEAAEAVARAHVVVCATGSGTPVFDSGLARPDVVVIAVGSHDTDRREVDGALVGRAQVVVEDVATALREGGDVVMAIAETDLTESDLIPMADVVTGRAVLSADRPVVFKSSGMPWEDVVVAEAVVARLRG; encoded by the coding sequence ATGAGCGCCACCCTCGCCTACGTCACCGCCGAGCGGATCGGGGAGGCGCTCACCCCGGCGGGCGCGGTGGGCGCGGTCGAGGAGGCGCTGCGGGCGGGCCTCGACCCGGCGGTCGGGCCCAAGCGCGGCATCCTGGACGTGGCGTCGGGTCAGCTGCTGCTCATGCCCGCCGAGACCGCGAGCGCGGTCGGGGTGAAGGTGGCCACGGTCGCCCCGGCCAACCCGGAGCGGGGCCTGCCGCGCATCCAGGGCGTGTACGTGCTGTTCGACGCGGCCACCCTCACCCCGCGAGCGCTGCTGGACGGCACCGCGCTCACCACCCTGCGCACCCCGGCGGTGTCGGTGGCGGCGGTCCGCCCCGCGCTGCTGCGCGAGACCGGCCCGCTGCACCTGACCGTGTTCGGCGCGGGCCCGCAGGGCACCGGCCACGTGGACACCGTGGCGGGCGTGATCGAGGGCCACCGCCCGCTGGGGACGGTCACCCACGTGGTGCGCGACCCGTCGGCCGTGACCGGCGCCCTGCGGGAGGGCGCGGCACTGGTGGCGGCCGGGTCGCCGGAGGCGGCCGAGGCGGTGGCGCGGGCGCACGTGGTGGTGTGCGCGACGGGGTCGGGCACCCCGGTGTTCGACTCGGGCCTGGCGCGCCCGGACGTGGTGGTGATCGCCGTGGGCTCCCACGACACCGACCGCCGCGAGGTGGACGGGGCGCTGGTGGGGCGGGCGCAGGTGGTGGTGGAGGACGTGGCGACCGCACTGCGCGAGGGCGGCGACGTGGTCATGGCGATCGCCGAGACGGACCTGACCGAGTCCGACCTGATCCCGATGGCGGACGTGGTGACCGGCCGCGCGGTGCTGTCGGCGGACCGGCCGGTGGTGTTCAAGAGCTCGGGGATGCCGTGGGAGGACGTGGTGGTGGCGGAGGCGGTGGTGGCGCGTCTGCGGGGCTGA
- a CDS encoding energy-coupling factor ABC transporter permease, giving the protein MHIAEGFLPPVHAAAWTVAAAPFVVHGVREIKRTVAEHPESRLLLGAVGAYSFVLSAIKLPSVTGSSSHPTGTGEGAIVFRPPVMAALGTVVLVFQALLLAHGGLTTLGANAMSMAVVGPWAGYAVYRLLKRAPWGVAVFCGVAVADLATYVTTATQLAIAFPDDGAGFVGAWSRFLSLFALTQVPLAIVEGMIGVLLLNALRTWAGPELRGLGFGRDRDEDPSLAGVKRDA; this is encoded by the coding sequence ATGCACATTGCCGAGGGCTTCCTGCCCCCAGTCCACGCGGCGGCGTGGACGGTGGCGGCAGCGCCGTTCGTCGTCCACGGGGTCCGCGAGATCAAGCGGACCGTCGCCGAGCACCCCGAGTCCCGGCTGCTGCTGGGCGCGGTGGGCGCCTACTCGTTCGTGCTGTCCGCGATCAAGCTGCCGTCCGTGACGGGCAGCTCCTCCCACCCCACCGGCACCGGTGAGGGCGCGATCGTCTTCCGGCCGCCGGTCATGGCGGCGCTGGGCACGGTCGTGCTGGTGTTCCAGGCGCTGCTGCTCGCCCACGGCGGGCTGACCACGCTGGGCGCCAACGCGATGTCCATGGCCGTGGTCGGCCCGTGGGCCGGGTACGCCGTGTACCGGCTGCTCAAGCGGGCGCCGTGGGGCGTGGCCGTGTTCTGCGGCGTCGCCGTCGCCGACCTCGCCACCTACGTCACCACCGCGACCCAGCTCGCCATCGCCTTCCCGGACGACGGCGCGGGCTTCGTCGGCGCGTGGAGCCGGTTCCTGAGCCTGTTCGCGCTCACCCAGGTCCCGCTCGCGATCGTCGAGGGCATGATCGGCGTGCTGCTGCTCAACGCCCTGCGCACCTGGGCGGGCCCCGAGCTGCGCGGGCTCGGGTTCGGACGCGACCGCGACGAGGACCCGTCGCTGGCAGGGGTGAAGCGCGATGCGTAG
- a CDS encoding pyridoxal-phosphate dependent enzyme: MNRLAAWSGRANATGAAGAAGATGTAGAAGATGTAGAAGTAGTAGAAGARDRATAPGLPDWAEPADRTIPPRLATTPGQTTALGAATTSGRLAPLGHADVPPTPATAPPTRADVLAAALRLEGHVLRTPLLALESLPGVLLKAEHAQRAGSFKIRGAANALLAAPCAEVVTGSSGNHGLAVATLGRSLGVRVTVVMAAGASAAKADALRRLGATVLAVPGGVDERDARARELAARTGARLVPSSDDALVVAGQGTVGLEVFEDAPGVGTVFVPVGGGGLLAGVCLAARDLPVRVVGVEPADARRYARSLAEGAPVLVPPSRSVADGLRGQRPGAVTLPVITRRVDELVAVDDDAVEHAAELLRRAGVRAEPSGAAALAGALTTGFTGTAAVVVSGGNTAEALAATGRRRTAGGRGAGSPRAGARRIPTRRITPTDLTATHLVPTHSTPTDLTTHPAGAVPGAPTRGVRS; the protein is encoded by the coding sequence GTGAACCGGCTCGCGGCCTGGTCGGGCCGGGCGAACGCGACGGGCGCGGCGGGCGCGGCGGGCGCGACGGGCACGGCGGGCGCGGCGGGCGCGACGGGCACGGCGGGCGCGGCGGGCACGGCGGGCACGGCGGGCGCGGCGGGCGCGCGGGATCGGGCCACCGCACCGGGGTTGCCGGACTGGGCCGAACCGGCGGACCGGACCATCCCACCGCGCCTCGCCACCACTCCTGGTCAGACCACCGCACTCGGTGCGGCGACCACGTCGGGGCGGCTCGCCCCGCTGGGCCACGCCGACGTGCCGCCCACACCCGCCACCGCCCCGCCCACCCGCGCCGACGTCCTGGCCGCCGCCCTCCGCCTGGAGGGGCACGTGCTGCGCACGCCCCTGCTGGCGCTGGAGTCGCTGCCGGGGGTGCTGCTCAAGGCCGAGCACGCCCAGCGCGCCGGGTCGTTCAAGATCCGGGGCGCGGCGAACGCGCTCCTCGCCGCCCCGTGCGCCGAGGTCGTCACCGGCTCCTCCGGCAACCACGGCCTCGCCGTCGCCACCCTCGGCCGGTCGCTCGGCGTCCGGGTCACGGTCGTCATGGCGGCGGGCGCGAGCGCGGCGAAGGCCGACGCGCTGCGCCGGTTGGGCGCGACCGTGCTGGCGGTGCCCGGCGGCGTGGACGAGCGGGACGCGCGGGCCAGGGAGCTGGCGGCCCGCACCGGCGCGCGGCTGGTGCCGTCCTCCGACGACGCGCTCGTGGTCGCCGGTCAGGGCACGGTCGGCCTGGAGGTGTTCGAGGACGCGCCGGGCGTGGGCACCGTGTTCGTCCCGGTCGGCGGCGGCGGGCTGCTGGCCGGGGTGTGCCTGGCGGCGCGCGACCTGCCGGTGCGGGTGGTCGGCGTCGAACCGGCCGACGCCCGCCGCTACGCCCGCTCGCTGGCCGAGGGCGCCCCGGTGCTGGTGCCGCCCTCCCGCAGCGTCGCGGACGGGCTGCGCGGTCAGCGGCCGGGCGCGGTGACGCTGCCCGTCATCACCCGCCGGGTGGACGAGCTGGTCGCGGTCGACGACGACGCGGTCGAGCACGCGGCGGAGCTGCTGCGCCGGGCCGGGGTGCGGGCCGAGCCGAGCGGGGCCGCCGCGCTGGCCGGGGCGCTGACCACCGGGTTCACCGGCACGGCCGCGGTGGTGGTGTCCGGCGGCAACACCGCCGAGGCGCTCGCCGCCACCGGCCGCCGCCGCACCGCCGGCGGGCGCGGCGCGGGCTCCCCGCGCGCGGGCGCCCGCCGCATCCCCACCCGCCGGATCACCCCCACCGACCTGACGGCCACCCACCTCGTCCCCACCCACTCGACCCCGACCGACCTCACCACCCACCCCGCCGGGGCAGTGCCCGGCGCCCCCACCCGAGGAGTCCGCTCATGA